The Thermodesulfovibrio sp. 3462-1 genome contains the following window.
GTGGATATCTTTGAAAGAGGGAATGAATTAGTCATTCAGGTTGAGATTCCAGGAGTTGACAAGCAGGATATAGATTTAACAATTACTGATGATAGACTCCTAATCAAAGGAGAAATTAAAAAACCTGAAGGTGTTTCTGAAGAAGACTATATTTTGAATGAAAGAAGCTATGGCCCTTTTTCAAGAACTATTAATTTACCAGCAGATGTTGATAAATCTTCTGTTAAGGCGAATCTAAATAATGGCTTGCTTGAAATAGTTATTTTAAGAAAAGAAGAAGCAAAGCCAAGAGAGATAAAAATTCCACTGGAATGAATTTAAAGATTCATAGCTGTCCTGAGCTTGCCAGTGAGCAGGCTCAGGATTTTTCATTTGCTCAATTAAAATATAGGAACTCTAACATTGACAAAACAAGAGAGAAAAATTTATTTTAAAAAAAGTTGCTTACAAAATCTTTGTGGAGGTCAAAATGGCAGAAGGCATTGTAGAACTTACAAGTGCTAAATGGGAATCAGAAGTTTTAAACTCCAAAGGTATAATAATGGTGGATTTCTGGGCACCGTGGTGTGGTCCATGCAGAATAATTGCTCCAACAATAGAGGAGCTTGCTAAGGAATATGAAGGGAAAATTAAAGTAGGAAAACTTAATACAGATGAAAATCCTGATATTG
Protein-coding sequences here:
- the trxA gene encoding thioredoxin, which encodes MAEGIVELTSAKWESEVLNSKGIIMVDFWAPWCGPCRIIAPTIEELAKEYEGKIKVGKLNTDENPDIATRYGIMGIPTIMFFKDGQRVDQIVGVVPKSILKSKLDSLLNS
- a CDS encoding Hsp20/alpha crystallin family protein, which produces MAIVKWSPLKEIEEIRKEMDRLFEEFLSPVRRKRTVSSEGIISPNVDIFERGNELVIQVEIPGVDKQDIDLTITDDRLLIKGEIKKPEGVSEEDYILNERSYGPFSRTINLPADVDKSSVKANLNNGLLEIVILRKEEAKPREIKIPLE